AAGCACGTATTGTCGGCACATGATTTCCAGACGATGGGCCTGGTTGACAGCGCGTTTTAAGGTTGGTCCGTGGCAGACCATGCCGTGGTTTCCGAGGAGACACGCGGTGCGGTCATAGAGCGCTTCGGATGCGTCTTCGGCAAGCGATTGGCCGCCAAATGTGGAATAAGGGACACAGGGCACATCGTTACCGCCAAACACACCCATGAGGTAGTGAAAGCCCGGTAGAGTCATCACATGGCACGATACCGCAACGCAGTAATCGGAGTGGGTGTGAACCACTGCTCCGGCTTCGGGGTGCTTTTTATAGATGGCACCATGCATGGGCGATTCCGAAGAGGGTTTGCAGTCGCCTGCATACTCACCGTCGAAGGTGGCTTTGACAATCGTTTCTATGGTAATATTATCTGCGGTTGCACGGTTGGGAGAGATGAGCATTTTGTCGCCAAATCGGACGCTCAGATTGCCAGAGGACATTTCGTTTAAGCCAAGCTCTCCAACTTTTTTATAATAAAAAACCAATTGCTCGCGTAAGGCCATTTCATAAACGGGATCATCTTCCATATGTATTCCTTCATTGGTTTTTGTCTGCTTCACGCATCTGCTCCAGGGCAGTATGAATAAAGTTATCTTCACCAACACCGCCCGCTTTCAGTACCAACGACAATGGATCGCTCCCTGCACTATGACAATAACCACCGTTGAGAACGTCGAATGTCGCCACCGAAACTTGCACTATACCTAAAGATGCCATGACGGCCCCTGATGTTTCTCCCCCCATCACAACAAATTTACGTACACCGTGCTGATAGAAATGCTGGACAACACTGGACAGAAGCTTATCGGCAAGTGTTGCAGCGCCTTCGCGCCCGAGCTCTGCCTGGGCTCTTTTTACGCCTTCAGAATCCGTTGAGGTACCCACACCTACAGGCCCTTTTTCTAATCGGTCTTTTGCCCATTCGACAATGCGGTCAACCATGTTGGCGTCTTGAGCTGCTTCTAAAAGGTCAATGCGAAACACCGGATGCGTTTGCTCGAAATGCGCAAGTTGCCGGACTGATTTTCCCGTGCAACTCCCAGAAATAACGGCTTCATAACCAGGTGCAGGCGGCAGTAATGTTTTCGGTTGGCTCTTTTTGTCCCTCTGCCAGTTGCGCGCAAGCATCACCGGGAGTAGATCTGCGCCAGTGCTCAATGGCAAATCCTTGGACAGTGTTGCCAATTGCTCAAGATTCGACTCATCAATCACGTCGACAATAAAAAACTTTACGCCCAGGGCCTTCTGCTCTGAAATGTAGTTCTCGCAAGCGTCTGTTCCTGACGCCACAATTTGATATGGCAAAAGACCAACCTTGACCTGACTTTGTTTCTGTAGTACTTCAACAAGATTGGAATTGGTCATCGGTGTTACAGGATCATTGCGTCTCGGTGATTCGTGTAGCATGATTGACCCGAGAAACAACCGCCCTTGATAGATTGTTGTGTTTTTCCAGATGGGACAAAAAAATACGTGGTCGGCCTGGGTCAAGTCCATCAACGTTTCTGCCACAGGCCCGATATTGCCACGTGCTGTAGATGAAAAGAGCGCACTGTATTTGTAGTATATCTGTCTCGTACCTTTGGCGAGCAGAGCTTCAGCCGTGCGTTTTGCATCGGCACGGGCATCGTCAGGGGGTTGGATCAGGAGTTTTCGTCCAACGACCACAGCTTGTGCATCGTCGTCGAGTGTATTGAGTGCATCGCCAGATGTTACCAGTGGACAACGCACGCCTTCTCTTTCGAGCAAACTCGCGACCATCATCCCACCTGTGAGATCATCTGCGATTACACCAAGTTCAAGCATCGCTTTTATCTCCCGAATTTTGTGCCTCAGCAACGACTTCCTGCATGCCATCCCACTCACTCCAGGGATCACACAGTTTATCGATAGAAATTTGCCATGGATCATAACCTTCGGGATAGTCGAGAAATTCGCCTTCCCAACCGCGGTCGGGGTGATCGCTGTCTCCTCGCACTTTGGCACCACCGGGACGATGGCGACGCAATCGAAAGTAGGCACTGATGCGTGGGTCTGCGCCCAAATCGTTGCGGGTACCGCAATGAGGAATACCGTGAACCGAAATAAAGGCATCGCCTTCTTCAGCGAGCACAGGGGTAGGCTCAGGCCACATAAGGCCATCAGGTGTGAACTGCGCGCCCTCACGATAATGATTGGCGATCCATTCTGGAAGCGTATTGATACCAACACCCTTGTCACCCACGTGCTTCAAACGTGGCCAACCATGGCCTTCAGGGCCGATGACGCCACCTTGGTCGCGTTGCCGCCTGAAGAATTCAGCCGTGTGATGATGGGCACCCCGAAGGACGGCAAAGTTGCCATAGCCAAATTTGGA
This genomic stretch from Gemmatimonadota bacterium harbors:
- a CDS encoding class II aldolase/adducin family protein; translation: MKQTKTNEGIHMEDDPVYEMALREQLVFYYKKVGELGLNEMSSGNLSVRFGDKMLISPNRATADNITIETIVKATFDGEYAGDCKPSSESPMHGAIYKKHPEAGAVVHTHSDYCVAVSCHVMTLPGFHYLMGVFGGNDVPCVPYSTFGGQSLAEDASEALYDRTACLLGNHGMVCHGPTLKRAVNQAHRLEIMCRQYVLSRQLGEPKYLTDDDWYAFHNRGVESQYGKNG
- a CDS encoding four-carbon acid sugar kinase family protein; this encodes MLELGVIADDLTGGMMVASLLEREGVRCPLVTSGDALNTLDDDAQAVVVGRKLLIQPPDDARADAKRTAEALLAKGTRQIYYKYSALFSSTARGNIGPVAETLMDLTQADHVFFCPIWKNTTIYQGRLFLGSIMLHESPRRNDPVTPMTNSNLVEVLQKQSQVKVGLLPYQIVASGTDACENYISEQKALGVKFFIVDVIDESNLEQLATLSKDLPLSTGADLLPVMLARNWQRDKKSQPKTLLPPAPGYEAVISGSCTGKSVRQLAHFEQTHPVFRIDLLEAAQDANMVDRIVEWAKDRLEKGPVGVGTSTDSEGVKRAQAELGREGAATLADKLLSSVVQHFYQHGVRKFVVMGGETSGAVMASLGIVQVSVATFDVLNGGYCHSAGSDPLSLVLKAGGVGEDNFIHTALEQMREADKNQ